Proteins from one Chaetodon auriga isolate fChaAug3 chromosome 19, fChaAug3.hap1, whole genome shotgun sequence genomic window:
- the hpse gene encoding heparanase isoform X2, giving the protein MSVALSVLLCVFWTQTDGVRIGDPNQNRSEPPDAAVMAGLSAVIRRVEPRFLSVTIDASLASEEKFMFLLRFGGTRQDFMVFTPQRHQPDSGFTAAPSCDKLELPSWLEDKLKTEWTRQQVVLMREDLRRKYRRVKFTENTVDLLHSFTNCSGMDLIFGLNALLRTAENSWNSSNACSLLQYCQSRGYRMAWELGNEPNSYEKKAGIRVDGHQLGKDFTRLREMMSQSRFYRDARLYGPDVGQPRDHRTDILEGFLQTGAEAVDACTWHHYYVNGRDTSLEDFLDPDVLDTLALKTNEVLEKVKLVSPGKPVWLGETSSAYGGGAVGLSDTFAAGFMWLDKLGLAARLGLDVVMRQVFIGSGSYHLVDDNLDPLPDYWLSVLYKRLVGPEVLKLEAFPGAAAGKRVRLYLHCANRKSYRSGAVTLMSMNLSRKPARISVPALVSGTVEAFVLQAERPGEEGLYSRSVKLNGDVLKMVDDKTLPELTGSRLPPAEHLQLPAYSLAFFVFTDAGAAGCL; this is encoded by the exons ATGTCGGTGGCGCTGTCGGTGCTTCTGTGTGTCTTCTGGACTCAAACTGACGGAGTCCGCATCGGGGACCCGAACCAGAACCGCTCGGAGCCGCCGGACGCCGCGGTGATGGCGGGCCTGTCCGCGGTGATCCGGCGGGTGGAGCCGCGCTTTCTGTCCGTCACCATCGACGCGAGCCTGGCGTCAGAGGAGAAGTTCATGTTCCTCCTGAG GTTTGGGGGGACCAGACAAGACTTCATGGTGTTCACCCCTCAGAGGCATCAGCCGGACTCTGGTTTCACTGCAG CTCCGTCCTGTGATAAACTGGAGTTGCCCTCGTGGCTGGAAGACAAGCTGAAGACGGAGTGGACTCGACAACAGGTGGTCCTGATGAGAGAAGATCTGCGGAGGAAGTACAGGAGAGTGAAGTTCACAG AGAACACTGTGGACCTGCTGCACTCCTTCACCAACTGCTCGGGGATGGATCTGATCTTCGGCCTGAACGCTCTGCTCAGAACGGCCGAAAACAGCTGGAACAGCAGCAACGCCTGCTCGCTGCTGCAGTACTGCCAATCCAGAGGCTACAGGATGGCGTGGGAGCTGGGCAACG AGCCGAACAGCTACGAGAAGAAGGCGGGGATTCGAGTGGACGGACATCAGCTGGGAAAAGACTTTACTCGTCTCAGGGAGATGATGTCACAATCCAGATTTTATCGCGACGCCAGACTGTACGGGCCGGACGTCGGTCAGCCTCGAGACCACAGGACAGACATCCTGGAGGG GTTCCTGCAGACTGGAGCTGAGGCCGTGGACGCCTGCACGTGGCACCA TTATTATGTGAACGGCAGAGACACGTCCTTGGAGGACTTTCTAGATCCTGACGTTCTGGACACTCTGGCCTTAAAGACCAATGAAGTCTTGGAG AAGGTGAAGCTTGTGTCTCCTGGGAAGCCGGTCTGGCTCGGAGAGACGAGCTCAGCCTACGGAGGAGGAGCTGTGGGACTGTCGGACACGTTCGCAGCAGGATTCAT GTGGCTGGATAAACTCGGCCTGGCAGCCAGGCTCGGCCTGGATGTGGTGATGAGGCAGGTGTTCATTGGCTCTGGAAGTTATCACCTGGTGGACGATAACCTGGATCCTCTACCT gATTACTGGTTGTCTGTCCTCTATAAGAGACTTGTTGGACCGGAGGTTCTGAAACTCGAAGCCTTTCCCGGCGCCGCTGCAGGGAAGCGGGTGAGGCTGTACCTGCACTGTGCCAACAGAAAGAG ttaCAGAAGCGGAGCCGTCACGTTGATGTCGATGAACCTGAGCAGGAAGCCGGCCAGGATCTCCGTTCCTGCCCTGGTCTCCGGCACAGTGGAGGCTTTTGTTCTTCAGGCTGAGCGTCCGGGGGAGGAGGGGCTGTACTCCAG GTCTGTGAAGCTGAACGGAGACGTGTTGAAGATGGTGGACGATAAAACTCTGCCTGAGCTGACGGGGAGCCGCCTGCCTCCAGCCGAACACCTGCAGCTTCCTGCCTACTCGCTGGCCTTCTTCGTGTTCACAGATGCCGGAGCCGCCGGCTGCC
- the hpse gene encoding heparanase isoform X1: MSVALSVLLCVFWTQTDGVRIGDPNQNRSEPPDAAVMAGLSAVIRRVEPRFLSVTIDASLASEEKFMFLLSSPKIRTLAKALTPSFLRFGGTRQDFMVFTPQRHQPDSGFTAAPSCDKLELPSWLEDKLKTEWTRQQVVLMREDLRRKYRRVKFTENTVDLLHSFTNCSGMDLIFGLNALLRTAENSWNSSNACSLLQYCQSRGYRMAWELGNEPNSYEKKAGIRVDGHQLGKDFTRLREMMSQSRFYRDARLYGPDVGQPRDHRTDILEGFLQTGAEAVDACTWHHYYVNGRDTSLEDFLDPDVLDTLALKTNEVLEKVKLVSPGKPVWLGETSSAYGGGAVGLSDTFAAGFMWLDKLGLAARLGLDVVMRQVFIGSGSYHLVDDNLDPLPDYWLSVLYKRLVGPEVLKLEAFPGAAAGKRVRLYLHCANRKSYRSGAVTLMSMNLSRKPARISVPALVSGTVEAFVLQAERPGEEGLYSRSVKLNGDVLKMVDDKTLPELTGSRLPPAEHLQLPAYSLAFFVFTDAGAAGCL, translated from the exons ATGTCGGTGGCGCTGTCGGTGCTTCTGTGTGTCTTCTGGACTCAAACTGACGGAGTCCGCATCGGGGACCCGAACCAGAACCGCTCGGAGCCGCCGGACGCCGCGGTGATGGCGGGCCTGTCCGCGGTGATCCGGCGGGTGGAGCCGCGCTTTCTGTCCGTCACCATCGACGCGAGCCTGGCGTCAGAGGAGAAGTTCATGTTCCTCCTGAG ctctccAAAGATAAGAACGCTGGCAAAAGCTTTAACTCCATCTTTTTTGAGGTTTGGGGGGACCAGACAAGACTTCATGGTGTTCACCCCTCAGAGGCATCAGCCGGACTCTGGTTTCACTGCAG CTCCGTCCTGTGATAAACTGGAGTTGCCCTCGTGGCTGGAAGACAAGCTGAAGACGGAGTGGACTCGACAACAGGTGGTCCTGATGAGAGAAGATCTGCGGAGGAAGTACAGGAGAGTGAAGTTCACAG AGAACACTGTGGACCTGCTGCACTCCTTCACCAACTGCTCGGGGATGGATCTGATCTTCGGCCTGAACGCTCTGCTCAGAACGGCCGAAAACAGCTGGAACAGCAGCAACGCCTGCTCGCTGCTGCAGTACTGCCAATCCAGAGGCTACAGGATGGCGTGGGAGCTGGGCAACG AGCCGAACAGCTACGAGAAGAAGGCGGGGATTCGAGTGGACGGACATCAGCTGGGAAAAGACTTTACTCGTCTCAGGGAGATGATGTCACAATCCAGATTTTATCGCGACGCCAGACTGTACGGGCCGGACGTCGGTCAGCCTCGAGACCACAGGACAGACATCCTGGAGGG GTTCCTGCAGACTGGAGCTGAGGCCGTGGACGCCTGCACGTGGCACCA TTATTATGTGAACGGCAGAGACACGTCCTTGGAGGACTTTCTAGATCCTGACGTTCTGGACACTCTGGCCTTAAAGACCAATGAAGTCTTGGAG AAGGTGAAGCTTGTGTCTCCTGGGAAGCCGGTCTGGCTCGGAGAGACGAGCTCAGCCTACGGAGGAGGAGCTGTGGGACTGTCGGACACGTTCGCAGCAGGATTCAT GTGGCTGGATAAACTCGGCCTGGCAGCCAGGCTCGGCCTGGATGTGGTGATGAGGCAGGTGTTCATTGGCTCTGGAAGTTATCACCTGGTGGACGATAACCTGGATCCTCTACCT gATTACTGGTTGTCTGTCCTCTATAAGAGACTTGTTGGACCGGAGGTTCTGAAACTCGAAGCCTTTCCCGGCGCCGCTGCAGGGAAGCGGGTGAGGCTGTACCTGCACTGTGCCAACAGAAAGAG ttaCAGAAGCGGAGCCGTCACGTTGATGTCGATGAACCTGAGCAGGAAGCCGGCCAGGATCTCCGTTCCTGCCCTGGTCTCCGGCACAGTGGAGGCTTTTGTTCTTCAGGCTGAGCGTCCGGGGGAGGAGGGGCTGTACTCCAG GTCTGTGAAGCTGAACGGAGACGTGTTGAAGATGGTGGACGATAAAACTCTGCCTGAGCTGACGGGGAGCCGCCTGCCTCCAGCCGAACACCTGCAGCTTCCTGCCTACTCGCTGGCCTTCTTCGTGTTCACAGATGCCGGAGCCGCCGGCTGCC
- the helq gene encoding helicase POLQ-like — protein MNSGKQELKIKRVSSRKRSRDVLKSQLTPVKKTGGDTCLQQCPKNRRLSGIMADTRATEFCSDTEDLFGDYDSILEDSSVLAKLDDAEQNERQRDVQPSAPTNTTDPLDFTPLRPSKDGVWKQPCQDLLTDSILDDLGDEPFEDLPPSQLQFEEQVHETSKWSRTKRDRDKTSTPFRNPDGAGEAARETNMEDNTRRPSKARRSVADQLKRTMVCNGATPAAMSRTAVMKEAVVTEEMSVAMQAMETVSAHTTDLGPFFGLPSKVKELMDKLRGIKTLYDWQVTCLNLDCVQERKNLIYSLPTSGGKTLVAEILILRELLCRNNDCLFILPYISLVQEKVCGLASFGLELDFMVEEYAGSKGKFPPVKRRNRASLYIATIEKAHSLVNSLIETGRMDKLGLVVVDELHMLGDGSRGALIEMTLSKVLYMSETTQIIGMSATLGNIKDLQTFLRAENYTNDFRPVQLKEYVKLKDSIYEVDPKEDECFRFSRLLNFKYSSAMQKIDPDHIIALVTEVIPAHSCLVFCPTKKNCENVAAMICKYLKEEFLQQRAAEKAVLLRELRDGGNGSVCPVLRRTVPYGLAYHHSGLTSEERKLVEEAYSNGVLCLLTCTSTLAAGINLPARRVILRSPYVATDFLKRSQYKQMVGRAGRAGMDTVGESVLILQDQERHMAKGLVCAPMENCFSNLLLDDGKGLLSLILSLVGLNIASSLDQIRDFLGGTLLSVQQRQLCVETSLWEAVQRCVHLLKDKGLIAAATDSDGQSLQVTKMGRATYKGSVDLSYSDVLYRDLSKGLDGLLLNSCLHLVYLVTPYDMVSQCKPDWMTFFRQFTLLSAAEQKMSAAVGVPESFVARKAAGQTVKKSVNMEVVRRMYLALVLFSLLKETNLWSVAERFQLSRGFVQTLLSSSSAFCSCVLHFTEELEEFWPFKALLTELTRRLSYCVKAELVPLMEVVGVMESRAKQLYNAGYKTLTHLSNADPAVLCRTIEHLNKKQANQIVASAKMLVKEKAAALQEEVDELLTVPSDLPSPLKTRLIR, from the exons ATGAATTCTGGGAAACAAGAACTCAAAATAAAGAGAGTTTCATCAAGGAAGAGGTCGAGAGACGTCCTGAAGAGTCAACTGACACCAGTGaagaagacaggaggagacacCTGTTTACAGCAATGTCCCAAAAACCGGAGGCTCAGCGGCATCATGGCTGATACACGAGCCACTGAG TTCTGCAGTGACACTGAGGATCTGTTTGGGGACTATGACAGTATCCTGGAGGACAGCTCTGTCCTGGCAAAGCTGGACGATGCAGAACAGAACGAAAGGCAGCGTGACGTCCAGCCTTCAGCTCCCACCAACACCACCGACCCGCTGGACTTCACGCCTCTTCGGCCATCGAAAGACGGCGTCTGGAAACAGCCCTGTCAAGACCTTCTCACGGACTCCATCTTAGATGACCTCGGAGACGAACCCTTCGAGGACTTACCGCCCAGCCAGCTTCAGTTTGAAGAGCAAGTTCATGAAACTTCAAAGTGGAGCCGGACGAAGCGGGACCGAGACAAAACCTCGACACCTTTCAGAAACCCTGACGGGGCCGGCGAGGCTGCAAGAGagacaaacatggaggacaacACCAGGAGGCCGAGCAAGGCGAGGAGGAGCGTGGCGGATCAGCTGAAGAGGACGATGGTCTGTAACGGAGCAACTCCCGCTGCCATGTCCCGGACCGCCGTGATGAAAGAAGCCGTGGTTACCGAGGAGATGAGCGTCGCCATGCAGGCGATGGAAACGGTGTCCGCTCACACGACCGACCTCGGACCTTTCTTTGGACTCCCCTCCAAAGTGAAGGAGCTGATGGACAAGCTGAGAGGAATCAAGACTTTATATG attgGCAGGTGACGTGTCTGAACCTGGACTGTGTTCAGGAGAGGAAGAACCTGATCTACTCTCTTCCCACCAGCGGAGGGAAGACTCTGGTGGCAGAGATCCTCATCCTCCGAGAGCTGCTGTGCAGGAACAACGATTGTCTGTTCATCTTACCGTACATATCGCTGGTGCAGGAGAAG GTCTGTGGGCTGGCGAGCTTCGGCCTGGAGCTGGACTTCATGGTGGAGGAGTACGCTGGCAGTAAGGGCAAGTTTCCTCCGGTGAAGAGGAGAAACCGGGCGTCGCTCTACATCGCCACCATAGAGAAAGCCCACAGCCTCGTCAACTCTCTGATCGAGACCGGCAGGATGGACAAACTGGGACTGGTGGTGGTGGACGAG cTTCACATGCTGGGTGACGGCAGCCGAGGGGCTCTGATCGAAATGACTCTGTCCAAAGTCCTCTACATGAGCG AGACCACTCAGATTATTGGAATGAGCGCCACTCTGGGAAACATCAAAGACCTGCAGACGTTCTTGAGGGCTGAAAACTACACCAACGACTTCCGGCCT GTTCAGCTGAAGGAGTATGTGAAACTGAAGGACAGCATCTACGAAGTGGACCCAAAGGAAGACGAGTGTTTCAGATTCTCACGTCTTCTCAACTTTAAG TACTCCAGCGCGATGCAGAAGATCGACCCGGATCACATCATCGCTCTGGTGACCGAAGTCATTCCGGCTCATTCCTGTCTGGTCTTCTGTCCCACCAAGAAGAACTGTGAGAACGTGGCAGCCATGATCTGCAAATACCTGAAGGA GGAGTTCCTCCAGCAGAGGGCGGCGGAGAAGGCCGTCCTCCTCAGAGAGCTGAGGGACGGCGGGAACGGCTCGGTGTGTCCGGTGCTCCGCAGGACGGTGCCCTACGGCCTGGCCTATCACCACAGCGGACTGACCTCCGAGGAGAGgaagctggtggaggaggcCTACTCCAACGGGGTCCTCTGCCTCCTCACCTGCACCTCCACCCTGGCTGCAGGGATCAACCTACCTGCCCGCAG AGTCATCCTGCGTTCACCCTACGTGGCCACGGACTTCCTGAAGAGGAGCCAGTACAAGCAGATGGTGGGACGGGCCGGGCGAGCCGGGATGGACACTGTGGGAGAGAGCGTCCTCATCCTCCAGGACCAGGAAAGACACATG GCTAAAGGTCTGGTTTGCGCCCCAATGGAAAACTGTTTCAGTAACCTGCTGCTTGACGATGGAAAAGGTCTCCTGAGTCTCATCCTGTCACTCGTTGGACTAAAT atcGCCTCATCGCTGGATCAGATCAGAGACTTCCTGGGTGGGACGTTGCTGTCCgtccagcagagacagctgtgcGTGGAGACGAGTCTGTGGGAGGCAGTGCAGCGGTGTGTCCACCTCCTGAAGGACAAAGGTCTCATCGCTGCGGCTACAGACTCAGACGGTCAAAGCCTGCAGGTCACCAAGATGGGAAGAGCCACTTATAAAG GCTCGGTGGATCTGTCCTACAGCGACGTGCTGTACAGAGACCTCTCTAAAGGTCTGGACGGTCTGCTGCTCAACAGCTGCCTGCACCTGGTCTACCTGGTCACACCCTACGACATGGTTTCACAGTGCAAGCCGGACTGGATGACGTTCTTCAGACAG TTCACCCTGCTGTCGGCCGCAGAGCAGAAGATGTCTGCAGCCGTCGGCGTGCCGGAGAGCTTCGTTGCTCGAAAAGCTGCAGGACAGACGGTGAAAAAG agcGTGAACATGGAGGTGGTGAGGCGGATGTATCTGGCTCTCGTGCTGTTTTCGCTGCTGAAGGAGACGAACCTGTGGAGCGTCGCCGAGAGGTTCCAGCTGAGCCGAGGCTTCGTCCAgaccctcctcagctcctcctccgcCTTCTGCTCCTGCGTGCTGCACTTCACCGAG gagctggaggagttcTGGCCCTTCAAAGCTCTGCTGACGGAGCTGACGAGAAGGCTGAGCTACTGCGTGAAGGCGGAGCTCGTCCCTCTGATGGAGGTGGTTGGAGTCATGGAG tctCGAGCGAAGCAGCTCTATAACGCCGGCTACAAAACACTGACTCACCTGTCCAACGCCGAccctgctgtcctctgcaggaCCATAGAACACCTTAACAAGAAGCAGGCCAATCAGATCGTAGCCTCTGCCAAG ATGCTTGTGAAAGAAAAGGCTGCCGCTCttcaggaggaggtggacgaGCTGCTGACGGTTCCTTCAGACCTGCCGTCACCTTTAAAAACTCGTCTGATTCGCTGA